The Spartinivicinus poritis genome includes a region encoding these proteins:
- a CDS encoding YfhL family 4Fe-4S dicluster ferredoxin: protein MALLITDECINCDVCEPECPNSAISPGEEIYEIDPMLCTECVGHYDEPQCQQVCPVDCIPHDPDHQESHDELMQKYMIITGQAS, encoded by the coding sequence GAGTGTATAAACTGTGATGTTTGTGAGCCGGAGTGCCCAAACAGCGCTATTTCACCTGGTGAAGAGATTTACGAAATTGACCCTATGCTGTGCACCGAATGTGTGGGCCACTATGATGAGCCTCAGTGCCAGCAGGTATGTCCGGTAGACTGTATCCCTCATGATCCTGACCACCAGGAAAGTCATGATGAGCTGATGCAAAAGTATATGATAATTACTGGCCAGGCCAGTTAA